Proteins co-encoded in one Longimicrobium sp. genomic window:
- a CDS encoding PPK2 family polyphosphate kinase → MTLLKPIDPSQRPLLSDEEAAPPSEVPGGKRVDRETEELLERLEKLAAALHAEGKRSLLVVLQARDGGGKDGTIRKVFGAVNPQGMHLASFAAPAGEELRHDYLWRVHRATPEYGQVGVFNRSHYEDVLVARVRELVPRERWEKRYDQINGFERMLAENGTTILKFFLHISKDEQKRRLLKRLERPEKRWKFAPSDLEDRQLWDEYTEAYRDALTRCSTPHAPWYVVPADEKPVRDYLVAQVVVDALEKMAPQIPEADPTVLAMADRIV, encoded by the coding sequence ATGACACTGCTCAAGCCGATCGATCCCTCGCAACGCCCGCTTCTCTCGGACGAGGAGGCCGCGCCGCCGTCCGAAGTGCCCGGCGGAAAGCGCGTGGACCGCGAGACGGAGGAGCTGCTGGAGCGGCTGGAGAAGCTCGCGGCGGCGCTCCACGCGGAGGGGAAGCGGTCGCTGCTGGTGGTGCTGCAGGCGCGGGACGGGGGCGGCAAGGACGGCACCATCCGCAAGGTCTTTGGCGCGGTGAATCCGCAGGGGATGCACCTCGCCAGCTTCGCCGCGCCCGCCGGCGAGGAGCTTCGCCACGACTACCTGTGGCGCGTGCATCGCGCGACGCCGGAGTACGGGCAGGTGGGCGTCTTCAACCGCTCCCACTACGAGGACGTGCTGGTGGCGCGCGTCCGCGAGCTGGTGCCGCGCGAGCGGTGGGAGAAGCGCTACGACCAGATCAACGGCTTCGAAAGGATGCTGGCCGAGAACGGCACCACCATCCTCAAGTTCTTTCTCCACATCTCCAAGGACGAGCAGAAGCGCCGCCTCCTCAAGCGCCTCGAGCGCCCCGAGAAGCGCTGGAAGTTCGCCCCCAGCGACCTGGAAGACCGCCAGCTCTGGGACGAGTACACCGAGGCGTACCGGGACGCGCTCACCCGGTGCAGCACCCCGCACGCCCCCTGGTACGTCGTCCCCGCCGACGAGAAGCCGGTCCGCGACTACCTCGTGGCGCAGGTGGTGGTGGATGCGCTGGAGAAGATGGCCCCGCAGATCCCCGAGGCCGACCCAACGGTGCTGGCGATGGCCGACCGCATCGTCTGA